One stretch of Amycolatopsis tolypomycina DNA includes these proteins:
- a CDS encoding glycosyl hydrolase family 18 protein — MLVALGGTAALAPTAAAAGSLTATLAMSGTTGTYTVANTGTASVSNWAITFTLPAGVTASTGENGTVTQNGTQVTLTPAYYIATLAPGRTTYPYSPTFRLSTAATPTQCRVDNANCDGSPDTPPGAPANLRLVAKTTKTVALAWNPSAAGSLPVTGYDVYQGASLAVSVTGTSATVSGLAPGTAYSFTVKARDGKGTTSPASAALAVTTNNPADDTTPPSAPSGVRSTGADSGSVSLAWTASTDNTGVVGYDVYRGSTLATTVTTTSAVVTGLAPSTSYTFTVRARDGYDNVSAPSAAVTAKTGDIVPGYAKVGYFVQWGIYGRQFFVKNLETSGAAAKLTHLLYAFENIDPVNLTCLSGVTKGTTANPQDPNQGDGAGDAEADYSRPFSAAQSVDGVADTGWESLRGNFNQLKKLKAKHPNLKVLVSLGGWTYSKYFSDVAATDASRKKFVASCVDTWLKGNIAPYGGAGGPGTAAGIFDGIDVDWEWPGSPDGHPGNHWSPNDKANLTALLAEFRAQLDAYGATTGKRYQLHAFTPADPAKVASGWDVPKIFDYLDVANVQGYDFHGAGSDNSWEPNRTGHQGNLYADADDPYNFHFSAESAINAYTNAGVDPRRLTLGLAFYGRGWQGVADGGKSGEWQSATGAAPGQFAEEAGTRGYANLVASVPGCTVRHDTAAVATSCYTGNGGQWWTFDDAWSIGQKTTWLKARGLLGVMAWEMSGDTGVLMNAVSAGLG, encoded by the coding sequence CTGCTCGTCGCGCTGGGCGGCACCGCGGCGCTCGCGCCCACGGCCGCCGCGGCCGGTTCGCTGACCGCCACCCTGGCCATGAGCGGCACCACCGGTACGTACACGGTCGCCAACACCGGGACGGCGTCGGTGAGCAACTGGGCGATCACGTTCACGCTGCCCGCCGGCGTCACCGCGTCGACCGGCGAAAACGGCACGGTGACCCAGAACGGCACCCAGGTCACGCTGACGCCCGCGTACTACATCGCGACGCTGGCGCCGGGCCGCACCACCTACCCGTACAGCCCGACTTTCCGGCTCAGCACCGCCGCGACGCCGACGCAGTGCCGCGTCGACAACGCGAACTGCGACGGTTCACCGGACACGCCACCGGGCGCGCCGGCGAACCTGCGGCTGGTCGCGAAGACGACCAAGACCGTTGCGCTGGCTTGGAACCCCTCGGCCGCCGGTTCGCTCCCGGTGACCGGGTACGACGTCTACCAAGGCGCTTCCCTGGCCGTTTCGGTCACCGGGACGAGCGCCACCGTTTCCGGGCTCGCACCGGGCACGGCGTACTCGTTCACGGTCAAAGCGCGCGACGGCAAGGGCACCACCTCTCCGGCGAGCGCCGCCCTGGCCGTGACGACGAACAACCCGGCCGATGACACGACGCCGCCGTCCGCGCCGAGCGGGGTGCGGTCGACGGGCGCCGACTCCGGCAGCGTTTCCCTGGCCTGGACGGCGTCGACGGACAACACCGGCGTCGTCGGCTACGACGTCTACCGCGGGTCCACTTTGGCCACGACGGTGACGACGACGTCGGCGGTCGTGACCGGGCTGGCACCGTCCACTTCGTACACGTTCACCGTCCGCGCCCGCGACGGCTACGACAACGTGTCGGCGCCGAGTGCCGCTGTGACGGCCAAGACCGGCGACATCGTCCCGGGTTACGCGAAGGTCGGGTACTTCGTACAGTGGGGCATCTACGGGCGCCAGTTCTTCGTCAAGAACCTCGAGACGTCCGGCGCGGCGGCGAAGCTGACCCACCTGCTGTACGCGTTCGAGAACATCGATCCGGTGAACCTGACGTGCCTGTCCGGGGTCACGAAGGGCACGACGGCCAACCCGCAGGACCCGAACCAGGGCGACGGCGCCGGTGACGCCGAGGCCGACTACTCGCGGCCGTTCTCCGCGGCGCAGTCGGTGGACGGCGTGGCCGACACCGGCTGGGAGTCGCTGCGCGGCAACTTCAACCAGCTCAAGAAGCTCAAGGCGAAGCACCCGAACCTGAAGGTGCTGGTGTCGCTCGGTGGCTGGACGTACTCGAAGTACTTCTCCGACGTCGCCGCGACCGACGCGTCGCGCAAGAAGTTCGTCGCGTCCTGTGTGGACACCTGGTTGAAGGGCAACATCGCGCCCTACGGCGGCGCCGGCGGGCCGGGTACCGCGGCCGGCATCTTCGACGGCATCGACGTCGACTGGGAGTGGCCCGGCAGTCCCGACGGCCACCCCGGCAACCACTGGAGCCCGAACGACAAGGCCAACCTGACGGCGCTGCTCGCCGAGTTCCGCGCGCAGCTGGACGCCTACGGGGCGACCACCGGCAAGCGGTACCAGCTGCACGCGTTCACCCCGGCAGACCCGGCGAAAGTCGCTTCGGGCTGGGACGTGCCCAAGATCTTCGACTACCTCGACGTCGCGAACGTGCAGGGCTACGACTTCCACGGGGCAGGCAGTGACAATTCGTGGGAGCCCAACCGCACCGGTCACCAGGGCAATCTGTACGCCGACGCGGACGACCCGTACAACTTCCACTTCAGTGCGGAAAGCGCGATCAATGCGTACACGAACGCCGGCGTCGACCCGCGGCGGCTGACGCTCGGCCTGGCGTTCTACGGCCGCGGCTGGCAGGGCGTCGCCGACGGCGGGAAGAGCGGCGAATGGCAGTCGGCGACCGGCGCGGCGCCGGGCCAGTTCGCCGAGGAAGCCGGCACGCGCGGGTACGCGAACCTGGTGGCGAGCGTGCCGGGCTGCACGGTCCGCCACGACACGGCCGCCGTCGCGACGTCGTGCTATACCGGCAACGGCGGGCAGTGGTGGACGTTCGACGACGCCTGGTCGATCGGGCAGAAGACCACGTGGCTCAAGGCGCGCGGGCTGCTCGGCGTGATGGCGTGGGAGATGTCGGGCGACACCGGCGTCCTGATGAACGCGGTGAGCGCCGGTCTCGGCTGA
- a CDS encoding enoyl-CoA hydratase/isomerase family protein, protein MTQQVRLDRDGGLAVLTVDAPPLNLYTASLQSSLASAIGELEAEPARALLIRAEGKIVSGGVDVSLFDAQGSPAEAKVLFDEMLAVPDRIAALPFPTVFAAHGLCLTWAFEVAVACDVILAAERAKFGLVEKVVGLTPTMGGTQRLAARAGVGRAKEFVMTGDTYDAATLERWNVVNRVLPSEGFDDAARAFARRLAEGPTRAHAATKRVLDHFSAGGVPEANAHITTIAAELFETEDLRNAVKSFLADGPGKATFSGR, encoded by the coding sequence ATGACTCAGCAGGTCCGCCTCGATCGTGACGGCGGGCTCGCCGTCCTGACCGTCGACGCTCCGCCGTTGAACCTCTACACGGCTTCGCTGCAGTCCTCGCTGGCTTCCGCGATCGGCGAGCTGGAAGCCGAACCCGCGCGGGCGCTGCTGATCCGCGCCGAAGGCAAGATCGTCAGCGGCGGCGTCGACGTCTCGCTGTTCGACGCCCAGGGTTCGCCCGCCGAGGCGAAGGTCCTGTTCGACGAGATGCTCGCGGTGCCGGACCGGATCGCCGCGCTGCCGTTCCCCACGGTGTTCGCCGCGCACGGCCTGTGCCTGACCTGGGCATTCGAGGTGGCCGTGGCCTGCGACGTCATCCTCGCCGCCGAGCGCGCGAAGTTCGGCCTGGTCGAGAAGGTCGTCGGGCTGACGCCGACCATGGGCGGCACCCAGCGGCTGGCCGCGCGGGCCGGTGTCGGGCGCGCCAAGGAGTTCGTCATGACCGGCGACACCTACGACGCTGCGACGCTGGAGCGCTGGAACGTCGTCAACCGCGTCCTGCCGAGCGAAGGCTTCGACGACGCCGCGCGCGCCTTCGCCCGGCGGCTGGCCGAGGGGCCGACCCGCGCCCACGCGGCGACCAAGCGCGTCCTCGACCACTTCTCCGCCGGTGGCGTCCCCGAGGCGAACGCCCACATCACGACGATCGCGGCCGAGCTGTTCGAGACCGAGGACCTGCGCAACGCCGTGAAGTCGTTCCTCGCCGACGGTCCGGGGAAGGCGACCTTCTCGGGGCGTTAA
- a CDS encoding PaaX family transcriptional regulator, whose translation MGEPAPPVILGRRPKPREGRPSAPRPTVSRRREVSHASARSLLMTVLGEYALPRDKPVWTSMLVEVLGILDIEEKSARQALARSAAEGWVVSERVGRRVRWSLTPPGRRLLTEGADRIYAFGREERAWNGQWLMLIVSVPEAKRDLRHRLRTRLTWAGFGSPVAGVWVSPDLTRQREAQQIVTELGLEAQAMSFTAAYGEVGEQESMVARSWDLTDLKDRYEDFIDRFTGLHPTGGRAVLRAQTELVHEWRRFPFLDPQLPAELLPAKWSGTKAAELFHHKHVDWRPEAQQYWDDIVEAEEAG comes from the coding sequence ATGGGCGAGCCCGCTCCCCCGGTCATCCTCGGCCGCAGGCCGAAGCCGAGGGAAGGCCGCCCGTCCGCGCCGCGGCCCACGGTGAGCCGCCGCCGCGAGGTCAGTCACGCCAGCGCGCGGTCGCTGCTGATGACCGTCCTCGGCGAATACGCCCTCCCCCGCGACAAGCCGGTCTGGACCTCGATGCTCGTCGAGGTCCTCGGCATCCTCGACATCGAGGAGAAGTCGGCGCGGCAGGCGCTGGCCCGCTCCGCCGCCGAAGGCTGGGTGGTCTCCGAGCGCGTCGGGCGCCGCGTGCGCTGGTCGCTGACCCCGCCGGGGCGCCGCCTGCTGACCGAGGGCGCCGACCGGATCTACGCCTTCGGCCGCGAGGAACGCGCCTGGAACGGCCAGTGGCTGATGCTGATCGTCTCCGTCCCCGAGGCCAAGCGCGACCTGCGGCACCGGCTGCGCACCCGGCTGACCTGGGCGGGCTTCGGCTCGCCCGTGGCGGGCGTGTGGGTCAGCCCGGACCTGACCCGGCAGCGGGAGGCCCAGCAGATCGTCACCGAGCTCGGCCTCGAGGCGCAGGCGATGTCGTTCACCGCCGCGTACGGCGAGGTCGGCGAGCAGGAGTCCATGGTCGCCCGGTCCTGGGACCTGACCGACCTCAAGGATCGCTACGAGGACTTCATCGACCGCTTCACCGGCCTGCACCCGACCGGCGGCCGCGCGGTGCTGCGCGCGCAGACCGAGCTGGTCCACGAGTGGCGGCGGTTCCCGTTCCTCGACCCGCAGCTGCCCGCCGAACTGTTGCCGGCGAAGTGGAGCGGGACGAAGGCGGCGGAACTGTTCCATCACAAACACGTCGACTGGCGCCCGGAGGCCCAGCAGTATTGGGACGACATCGTCGAAGCCGAAGAAGCAGGGTGA
- a CDS encoding ABC-F family ATP-binding cassette domain-containing protein, producing MSATLVAKDLAAGHGDRILFSGLDLVVAPGDVVGLVGVNGAGKSTLLRTLAGLAKPDSGEVRLNPPSATVGHLPQEPERREGESVRAFLARRTGVSAAQAELDAATAALTDGAAGADDLYAAALDRWLALGGADLDDRAAEVAADLGLAVDLDQPMTSLSGGQAARAGLASLLLSRYDVFLLDEPTNDLDLDGLARLERFVSGLRAATVLVSHDREFLARTVDRVVELDLAQQQVNVYGGGYESYLEEREVARRHAREEYEEYADTKASLEARGRMQRAWMEKGVKNARRKQPDNDKAARKFRTEATEKQASKARQTDRMIERLEVVEEPRKEWELRMEIAAAPRAGAVVATLRGAVVRRGEFTLGPVDLQIDWADKVAITGANGSGKSTLLAALLGRAPLSEGAAALGPGVVVGEVDQARRLFLDDVPLAVAFAREVPEFADAEVRTLLAKFGLKAAHVLRSAATLSPGERTRAALALLQARGVNLLVLDEPTNHLDLPAIEQLEAALDKYPGTLLLVTHDRRMLDAVQVTRRLVVEGGKVSEL from the coding sequence ATGAGCGCAACTCTCGTCGCGAAGGACCTGGCCGCGGGCCACGGTGACCGCATCCTCTTCTCCGGCCTCGATCTCGTGGTGGCACCCGGCGACGTCGTCGGCCTGGTCGGCGTCAACGGCGCCGGCAAGTCCACCCTGCTGCGGACCCTCGCCGGCCTCGCGAAGCCGGACAGCGGCGAGGTCCGCCTGAACCCGCCGTCGGCGACGGTCGGGCACCTGCCGCAGGAGCCGGAGCGGCGGGAGGGCGAGTCGGTACGGGCCTTCCTGGCGCGGCGCACCGGCGTTTCGGCGGCGCAGGCCGAGCTCGATGCGGCGACCGCGGCGCTGACCGACGGCGCCGCGGGCGCGGACGACCTGTACGCGGCGGCCCTGGACCGCTGGCTCGCCCTCGGCGGCGCCGACCTCGACGACCGGGCCGCCGAAGTGGCCGCCGACCTGGGCTTGGCGGTGGACCTCGACCAGCCGATGACGTCGCTGTCGGGCGGCCAGGCGGCGCGGGCGGGGCTGGCGTCGCTGCTGCTGAGCCGCTACGACGTCTTCCTGCTCGACGAGCCGACGAACGACCTCGACCTGGACGGCCTGGCCCGCCTGGAGCGGTTCGTGTCGGGTCTCCGCGCGGCGACGGTGCTGGTGAGCCACGACCGCGAGTTCCTGGCCCGCACGGTGGACCGCGTCGTCGAGCTGGACCTGGCCCAGCAGCAGGTGAACGTCTACGGCGGCGGTTACGAGTCCTACCTCGAGGAGCGCGAGGTCGCGCGCCGGCACGCGCGGGAGGAGTACGAGGAGTACGCCGACACGAAGGCCTCGCTGGAGGCGCGCGGGCGGATGCAGCGGGCGTGGATGGAGAAGGGCGTGAAGAACGCCCGCCGGAAGCAGCCGGACAACGACAAGGCGGCCCGCAAGTTCCGCACGGAGGCGACGGAGAAGCAGGCGTCGAAGGCGCGGCAGACGGACCGCATGATCGAGCGGCTGGAGGTGGTCGAGGAGCCGCGCAAGGAGTGGGAGCTGCGGATGGAGATCGCCGCGGCCCCACGGGCGGGCGCGGTGGTGGCGACCCTGCGCGGCGCGGTGGTCCGCCGCGGCGAGTTCACGCTCGGGCCGGTCGACCTGCAGATCGACTGGGCGGACAAGGTCGCGATCACGGGCGCGAACGGCTCCGGCAAGTCGACCCTCCTGGCGGCACTGCTGGGCCGGGCCCCGCTGTCGGAGGGCGCGGCCGCGCTGGGCCCGGGCGTCGTGGTCGGCGAGGTCGACCAGGCGCGCCGGTTGTTCCTGGACGACGTGCCGCTCGCCGTGGCGTTCGCGCGGGAGGTGCCGGAGTTCGCGGACGCGGAGGTCAGGACCCTGCTGGCCAAGTTCGGCCTGAAGGCGGCCCACGTGCTTCGCTCGGCGGCGACGCTCTCGCCGGGGGAGCGGACGCGTGCTGCGCTGGCGTTGTTGCAGGCGCGTGGGGTGAATTTGCTTGTCTTGGATGAGCCGACCAACCATCTGGACCTGCCGGCTATCGAGCAGCTGGAGGCGGCGTTGGACAAGTATCCGGGGACGCTGCTGTTGGTGACCCATGATCGCCGGATGCTGGATGCCGTGCAGGTGACTCGGCGGTTGGTTGTTGAGGGCGGGAAGGTGAGTGAGCTGTGA
- a CDS encoding carbohydrate ABC transporter permease: MSTARSGPRSLVRPTFALLAGAVFFVPLYLVLANVFKRGERIAPSPASLPAPPTLANIQAVLTRPDGLFWVSLTNSIVVTVLSILALTVLSAMLGHYLARSTRRWTKVLTLVLLAGLMIPPQVILIPITDVLRVTHLMATLQGLILFNVGYYVPFGVFVFTGFIRGVPVELEEAALLDGASRMQAFWRVVFPLLRPATASVLIFLGVWIWNDFIDPLIILGPSQGTTITTGIYRSIGQYQADFGSVFALMFLATLPVLIFYLALQKQFVKGLTGGATKG; this comes from the coding sequence GTGAGCACGGCCCGTTCCGGTCCTCGTTCGCTGGTCCGGCCCACGTTCGCGTTGCTGGCCGGCGCGGTGTTCTTCGTGCCGTTGTATTTGGTGCTGGCCAACGTGTTCAAGCGGGGCGAGCGGATCGCCCCGTCACCGGCGTCGCTGCCGGCCCCGCCGACGCTGGCGAACATCCAGGCGGTGCTGACCCGCCCGGACGGGTTGTTCTGGGTGAGCTTGACGAACAGCATCGTGGTGACGGTGCTGTCGATCCTGGCACTGACGGTCCTGTCGGCCATGCTCGGCCACTACCTGGCCCGCTCGACGCGGCGGTGGACGAAGGTCCTGACACTGGTCCTGCTGGCCGGGCTGATGATCCCTCCGCAGGTGATCCTGATCCCGATCACGGACGTCCTCCGCGTCACCCACCTCATGGCGACGTTGCAGGGGCTGATCCTGTTCAACGTGGGGTATTACGTGCCGTTCGGGGTGTTCGTGTTCACGGGGTTCATCCGGGGCGTGCCGGTGGAGCTGGAGGAAGCGGCCCTGCTCGACGGAGCAAGCCGGATGCAGGCTTTCTGGCGAGTGGTCTTCCCATTGCTCCGCCCGGCCACGGCGTCGGTCCTGATCTTCCTGGGCGTCTGGATCTGGAACGACTTCATCGACCCGTTGATCATCTTGGGCCCCAGCCAGGGAACAACGATCACGACGGGCATCTATCGCTCGATCGGCCAGTACCAGGCGGACTTCGGGAGCGTGTTCGCCCTGATGTTCCTGGCGACGCTGCCGGTGTTGATCTTTTATCTGGCGTTGCAGAAGCAGTTCGTGAAGGGCCTGACCGGCGGGGCGACCAAAGGGTGA
- a CDS encoding carbohydrate ABC transporter permease translates to MGEGGLTSLTAVIAPPSPPRPAARRRPFLPRLTHFASFGAPGVLVYLCFVMAPILISVGYSLTNYNPFKPPVKFVGLANYRLLFTDAQFLTALQVTTILTVIVVVVPNVLGLGVALLLDRKGWLYNALRSVFFTPVILSSVVVSIVWSRLLDDRGPVNTLLRSLGVSDPPGWLSDPDVALYSVASIVCWQMLGFCVVVYLAGLQGVPPELLEAAEIDGAGPARRFRAVTWPLLAPSLTINTVVLLISAFKTYDYVKVITNGGPGSGATATIAFNVLQTGFDSNHVGYASAMAVVMLVIVAVVTSVVLNFLRRREVDL, encoded by the coding sequence GTGGGCGAAGGCGGGCTGACGTCCTTGACCGCCGTCATCGCACCGCCGTCCCCGCCCCGCCCGGCCGCCCGCCGCCGGCCGTTCTTGCCGCGGCTGACGCATTTCGCGTCGTTCGGCGCACCGGGCGTGCTCGTGTATCTGTGCTTCGTGATGGCGCCGATCCTGATCAGTGTCGGCTACAGCCTGACGAACTACAACCCGTTCAAGCCACCGGTGAAGTTCGTCGGCCTCGCCAATTACCGCCTGCTGTTCACCGACGCGCAGTTCCTGACGGCCCTGCAGGTGACGACGATCCTGACGGTGATCGTCGTGGTCGTGCCGAACGTGCTGGGTCTCGGGGTGGCGTTGCTGCTGGACCGCAAGGGCTGGCTGTACAACGCTTTGCGGAGCGTGTTCTTCACGCCGGTGATCCTCAGTTCGGTGGTGGTGTCGATCGTGTGGTCCCGGTTGCTCGACGACCGCGGGCCGGTGAACACTCTGCTGCGTTCGCTCGGGGTTTCGGACCCGCCGGGCTGGCTGTCCGATCCGGACGTGGCGCTGTATTCGGTGGCGTCGATCGTGTGCTGGCAGATGCTGGGGTTCTGCGTGGTGGTGTACCTGGCGGGGTTGCAGGGGGTGCCACCGGAGCTGCTGGAGGCGGCGGAGATCGACGGCGCGGGCCCGGCGCGCCGGTTCCGGGCGGTGACGTGGCCGCTGCTGGCGCCGTCGCTGACGATCAACACGGTGGTGCTGTTGATCTCGGCGTTCAAGACGTACGACTACGTGAAGGTGATCACCAACGGCGGCCCCGGTTCCGGCGCCACGGCGACGATCGCGTTCAACGTGCTGCAGACGGGGTTCGACTCCAACCACGTCGGTTACGCGTCGGCGATGGCCGTGGTGATGCTGGTGATCGTGGCCGTGGTGACGTCGGTGGTGTTGAACTTCCTGCGCCGCCGGGAGGTGGACCTGTGA
- a CDS encoding extracellular solute-binding protein, with translation MRRSLALGAAALLAVSACSVGSNTGGADAEITFLTFETPNLTPAYWDAAIKRVTDKNPGVRVKKLVAPTADGRTSYAKQLLQSGQFPDVMIAVDSAGFAEAGNLYAWTPEELKDFQFPQANPVNGRFYQLPANTQTIPPVYYNKRMFADAGIAAPPKTWDELLADAARLKDKGYAPFTIGGGKDGFPSSMILSGLVSTEVYATMPDWLTQRRQDKVKFADPAFQHAFSKLADLAAKGYVDKTSVSRDYAATEQAFLDGQGAMYPMGNWFAANADSKKHDFEVGVFNFPTEDGRLVVPAYTGGGMIVNAKAANLDAARKFALGFQLDKDQLDASVKADGLFPAIKGYTPPPGVGATFKAGYELYAQAVRQNAVVHAFRWETADDGLLPGMKDKVDQAAQDVITGRKSVAEACAFLDTEWAKAG, from the coding sequence ATGAGAAGGTCACTGGCGCTGGGCGCGGCGGCGCTCCTGGCGGTGAGCGCGTGCTCGGTCGGCTCGAACACCGGCGGCGCCGACGCGGAGATCACCTTCCTGACGTTCGAAACCCCGAACCTCACGCCGGCCTACTGGGACGCCGCCATCAAGCGCGTCACGGACAAGAACCCGGGCGTCAGGGTGAAGAAGCTCGTCGCGCCGACCGCCGACGGGCGGACGTCGTACGCGAAGCAGCTGCTGCAGTCCGGCCAGTTCCCGGATGTGATGATCGCCGTCGACTCCGCCGGCTTCGCCGAAGCGGGCAACCTCTACGCGTGGACGCCCGAGGAACTGAAGGACTTCCAGTTCCCGCAGGCCAACCCGGTGAACGGCAGGTTCTACCAGCTGCCGGCCAACACCCAGACGATCCCACCGGTCTACTACAACAAGAGGATGTTTGCCGACGCGGGCATCGCGGCGCCGCCGAAGACGTGGGACGAGCTGCTCGCCGACGCCGCCCGCCTCAAGGACAAGGGCTACGCACCGTTCACCATCGGCGGCGGCAAGGACGGCTTCCCGTCGTCGATGATCCTGTCCGGGCTGGTGAGCACCGAGGTCTACGCCACGATGCCGGACTGGCTGACGCAACGCCGTCAGGACAAGGTGAAGTTCGCCGATCCCGCGTTCCAGCACGCGTTCTCGAAGCTCGCGGACCTCGCGGCGAAGGGGTACGTGGACAAGACGAGCGTGTCGCGCGACTACGCGGCGACCGAGCAGGCGTTCCTCGACGGCCAGGGCGCGATGTACCCGATGGGCAACTGGTTCGCCGCCAACGCCGACTCGAAGAAGCACGACTTCGAGGTGGGCGTGTTCAACTTCCCCACCGAGGACGGCAGGCTCGTCGTCCCGGCGTACACCGGTGGCGGCATGATCGTGAACGCCAAGGCCGCGAACCTCGACGCGGCCCGGAAGTTCGCACTGGGTTTCCAGCTCGACAAGGACCAGCTGGACGCGTCGGTCAAGGCGGACGGCCTGTTCCCGGCGATCAAGGGCTACACGCCGCCGCCCGGCGTCGGCGCGACCTTCAAGGCGGGCTACGAGCTGTATGCGCAGGCCGTGCGGCAGAACGCGGTGGTGCACGCGTTCCGGTGGGAGACCGCCGACGACGGGTTGCTGCCGGGAATGAAGGACAAGGTGGACCAGGCCGCCCAGGACGTCATCACCGGCCGCAAGTCGGTCGCGGAGGCGTGCGCGTTCCTGGACACCGAGTGGGCGAAGGCGGGCTGA
- a CDS encoding alpha-galactosidase codes for MAGISFLEDHRTWVLTGESSTYALRLGEDDVPTHVHWGPALADADVVELLGEPLPRWDGFNDPNEGLDELAADGGTRYWTPALQVRFADGTRALEWRYSDHSITEGHLRLNFADRHYPLRITLHYRLRGDVVERWTSLSADTDVEVVRADSATWALPVFEDYRLSHVTGRWAAETQLVRSLAPHGETVFGSRRGITGHHANPWVMVDDGTATERHGEVYGVALAWSGSWRLTTTRSSTGRLTVSGGFGQDGVVHRVGPGRPLVTPVSAGLYACGGFGAASRAWHAYVLAHVLPHPGELRPVLYNSWEATGFDVTEAGQRALAERAVALGVELFVMDDGWFGARTGDHAGLGDWEANRTRFPDGLKPLVDAVHGLGMRFGLWVEPEMVNPDSDLYRAHPDWVLHHPHRRRSELRRQLVLNFARPDVAAWAHEWLDRLVGSHGIDFLKWDMNRPFSEAGWPGEADQDRLWVEHTRAVYALLDRLRADHPGLRIESCAGGGGRIDLGVLARTDQVWTSDNTDALDRLRIQHGYGQLYPARAMSAWVTDTPNFVTARSVPLRFRFHVAMAGVLGLGGDIVHWPDDDLALAGELVALYKDIRPVVQHGALYRLRPPVDDGLVAFQYVHGDRAVVFAYRQAAHFHAPERPLRLQGLSPADRYLDPDSGATHSGAVLLSRGLPTGLPTGDFASTVVRLNRVSP; via the coding sequence ATGGCCGGGATCAGTTTCCTCGAGGACCACCGCACCTGGGTGCTCACCGGGGAATCGAGCACGTACGCGCTGCGGCTCGGCGAAGACGACGTCCCGACCCACGTCCACTGGGGACCGGCATTGGCCGACGCCGACGTCGTCGAGCTGCTCGGGGAACCGCTTCCCCGGTGGGACGGGTTCAACGACCCGAACGAGGGCCTCGACGAACTCGCCGCCGACGGCGGCACCCGGTACTGGACCCCCGCGCTGCAGGTCCGGTTCGCCGACGGGACGCGAGCCCTCGAATGGCGGTACTCCGACCACTCGATCACCGAAGGCCACCTGCGGCTGAACTTCGCGGACCGGCACTACCCGCTGCGGATCACCCTGCACTACCGGCTGCGCGGCGATGTCGTCGAACGCTGGACGTCGCTTTCCGCCGACACCGACGTCGAAGTCGTCCGGGCCGACTCGGCCACCTGGGCGCTGCCGGTCTTCGAGGACTACCGGCTCAGCCACGTCACCGGCCGGTGGGCGGCGGAGACGCAGCTGGTGCGTTCTCTTGCGCCACACGGCGAAACCGTGTTCGGCAGCCGCCGCGGGATCACCGGCCACCACGCCAACCCGTGGGTGATGGTCGACGACGGCACGGCGACCGAGCGCCACGGCGAGGTCTACGGCGTCGCGCTGGCGTGGAGCGGCTCGTGGCGGCTGACCACCACCCGTTCGTCGACCGGACGGCTGACGGTGAGCGGCGGCTTCGGCCAGGACGGCGTCGTCCACCGCGTCGGACCGGGGCGTCCGCTGGTCACGCCGGTGTCCGCGGGGCTGTACGCGTGCGGCGGGTTCGGCGCGGCGAGCCGCGCGTGGCACGCCTACGTCCTCGCGCACGTCCTGCCGCACCCGGGCGAACTGCGGCCCGTGCTCTACAACTCGTGGGAGGCCACGGGTTTCGACGTCACGGAGGCCGGCCAGCGCGCCCTCGCCGAGCGGGCGGTGGCACTCGGCGTCGAGCTGTTCGTGATGGACGACGGCTGGTTCGGCGCCCGCACCGGAGACCACGCCGGGCTCGGCGACTGGGAGGCCAACCGCACCCGCTTCCCCGACGGGCTCAAGCCGCTGGTCGACGCCGTGCACGGGCTCGGCATGCGGTTCGGCCTCTGGGTCGAGCCCGAGATGGTCAACCCCGACAGCGACCTCTACCGCGCCCACCCGGACTGGGTGCTGCACCACCCGCACCGGCGGCGGTCGGAACTGCGGCGGCAGCTGGTGCTCAACTTCGCGCGCCCGGACGTCGCCGCGTGGGCGCACGAGTGGCTGGACCGGCTCGTCGGCTCGCACGGCATCGACTTCCTCAAGTGGGACATGAACCGGCCGTTCAGCGAAGCGGGCTGGCCCGGCGAAGCCGACCAGGACCGGCTGTGGGTCGAGCACACGCGCGCGGTGTACGCACTGCTCGACCGGCTGCGCGCGGATCATCCCGGCCTGCGGATCGAGTCGTGCGCCGGGGGCGGCGGCCGGATCGACCTCGGCGTCCTCGCCCGCACCGACCAGGTCTGGACCTCCGACAACACCGACGCGCTCGACCGGCTGCGCATCCAGCACGGCTACGGCCAGCTCTACCCGGCCCGCGCGATGTCGGCGTGGGTCACCGACACCCCGAACTTCGTGACGGCGCGGTCGGTGCCGCTGCGGTTCCGGTTCCACGTCGCCATGGCCGGCGTCCTCGGCCTCGGCGGCGACATCGTGCACTGGCCCGACGACGATCTCGCGCTCGCCGGCGAGCTTGTGGCGCTGTACAAGGACATCCGGCCCGTCGTCCAGCACGGCGCGCTGTACCGGCTCCGGCCGCCGGTCGACGACGGTCTCGTGGCTTTCCAGTACGTCCACGGCGATCGTGCGGTCGTGTTCGCCTACCGGCAGGCCGCGCACTTCCACGCGCCGGAGCGGCCGCTGCGGCTGCAGGGGCTCAGTCCCGCTGACCGGTACCTCGATCCGGATTCCGGCGCCACCCACAGCGGCGCCGTCCTGCTCTCCCGCGGGCTGCCCACCGGCCTCCCGACCGGCGACTTCGCGAGCACCGTCGTCCGGCTGAACCGAGTTTCGCCGTAG